Proteins encoded by one window of Vibrio rumoiensis:
- a CDS encoding nucleobase:cation symporter-2 family protein — MKLLYTLNQRPPVGTTLLLALQHMLASIGGIVAVPLIVGASVGLPPDEIAGLINAALLVGGIATIIQCVGVGPVGIRLPVVMGSSFAFLGVAISIGKTDGMSGIMGAAFVGSFLVIFASFFMGHIKKLFPDVVSGVVITLIGLTILPVAMSWIGDAPKGSADFATLPKLFLAVLSLGIVILVSVYCRGMIAASAIVIGLVGGYIVALTMGMVDLSQVTEAAWVDSPTPLKYGMTFSWGAILSMSLAYIIVVAEATGDFMALGANCQKEVSGKDLKRGVLGDGLGSTLSSIMTGMPLASFSQNVGIVGITGVASRYVVATTGGLLILGGLFPKLAAIAVTIPKPVLGGVGFIMFGMIAYAGIRMLIKAADTKRNALIICVSLAFGLAVTVEPRLIQHLPHAMAEFFHSGITTGTLIAIILHQILPKNRKEEIAVKKQEVVEMAKDEECHSPAFKVMESKATISKAIATIAAEREAVRNQTLLEAQSEDDNLSDQQTSSPESQSRLTPSTAMK, encoded by the coding sequence ATGAAGCTTTTATACACGCTCAACCAACGCCCACCTGTTGGCACAACATTACTACTGGCCTTACAACATATGTTAGCGTCGATCGGCGGGATCGTTGCGGTACCACTTATTGTCGGCGCCTCTGTTGGTTTACCACCAGACGAAATCGCTGGCCTCATCAACGCTGCCTTATTAGTTGGGGGGATTGCCACGATTATTCAGTGTGTTGGTGTTGGCCCAGTTGGTATCCGATTACCGGTTGTCATGGGTTCAAGTTTTGCCTTTTTAGGTGTCGCTATTTCGATCGGTAAAACCGATGGCATGAGTGGCATCATGGGAGCCGCTTTTGTCGGTTCATTCCTTGTGATTTTCGCTAGTTTCTTTATGGGACACATTAAGAAGCTCTTTCCTGATGTGGTCAGTGGTGTGGTTATCACTTTGATCGGTTTAACCATTCTTCCTGTTGCAATGAGTTGGATTGGTGATGCACCGAAAGGCAGTGCCGATTTTGCGACCTTACCAAAGCTCTTCTTAGCCGTTCTTTCACTCGGCATTGTTATCTTAGTCTCAGTGTATTGCAGAGGTATGATCGCCGCTTCTGCCATTGTGATTGGGCTTGTGGGTGGATACATTGTCGCACTAACGATGGGCATGGTTGACTTAAGCCAAGTGACGGAAGCTGCTTGGGTTGACAGCCCGACCCCACTGAAATATGGCATGACCTTTTCTTGGGGCGCAATTCTCAGTATGAGCTTGGCTTACATCATTGTTGTTGCAGAAGCGACGGGTGATTTCATGGCTCTAGGGGCAAACTGCCAAAAAGAAGTTTCAGGTAAAGATTTGAAACGAGGCGTACTAGGCGATGGCTTAGGCAGTACACTTTCATCAATCATGACAGGCATGCCATTGGCTTCATTCAGCCAAAACGTAGGCATCGTTGGGATTACAGGCGTTGCAAGTCGTTATGTTGTCGCCACAACGGGTGGACTACTTATTCTAGGTGGCCTATTTCCTAAACTGGCCGCGATTGCCGTCACCATTCCAAAACCGGTATTAGGTGGCGTAGGCTTCATTATGTTCGGCATGATTGCTTATGCGGGTATCCGCATGTTGATTAAAGCCGCAGATACGAAACGCAATGCTCTAATTATTTGTGTGAGTTTGGCTTTTGGATTGGCAGTCACCGTTGAACCTCGTTTGATCCAGCATTTACCTCATGCGATGGCGGAGTTTTTCCACTCAGGCATCACTACTGGTACTTTGATTGCCATTATCTTGCATCAAATCCTACCGAAGAATCGTAAAGAAGAAATTGCAGTTAAAAAACAAGAAGTGGTTGAGATGGCAAAGGATGAAGAGTGCCATTCTCCAGCTTTTAAAGTCATGGAATCAAAAGCAACCATTTCAAAAGCGATTGCAACCATTGCCGCCGAACGTGAAGCTGTAAGAAACCAAACCTTACTTGAAGCGCAATCTGAAGACGATAACTTATCAGACCAACAAACGTCTTCACCCGAATCACAATCTCGGCTCACTCCGAGTACCGCGATGAAATAA
- a CDS encoding multidrug efflux RND transporter permease subunit encodes MWLSDVSVKRPTVAIVLSLLLCVFGYVSFTKLAVREMPDISNPVVTVSTSYDGASASIMESQITTVLEDQLSGISGIDDIQSVSRNGSSRITITFDLGYDLTTGVSDVRDAIARAQRSLPDDANDPIVSKDNGSGDAAVHINLTSTKMDRTQLTDYINRVLIDRFSLISGVSSIDISGGLDKVMYVKLDPTAMAGLGVTTRDISDALNRENVENPSGEVRNDTTSMTVRTTRNYLTEEDFKYLVVDKSRDGHPIYLQDVATIYLGAKNESSMYKSDGEVGVSMGIITQTDANPLEVAQRVRKEVDNVQKFLPDGTSLKIEYDATIFIEQSISEVYNTLFITGGLVVLVLYIFLGQMRATLIPAVTVPVSLISAFMAAYYFGFSVNLITLLALILAIGLVVDDAIVVVENIFHHLERGEPPLLAAYKGTREVGFAVMATTLVLVMVFLPISFMDGMVGLLFTEFSVLLAMSVLFSSLIALTLTPVLGSKLLKANVQPNRFNRCIDQLFTRIEGAYRNGLVRAIRWRWSAPICIVACIVASGWLMTQIPNQLAPQEDKGVLFAFVKGADATSFNRMSANMDEVENRLIPLLGKGVLKSFSVDAPAFGGRAGDETGFVIMVLEDWDHRTVTAQQALGMINKTLSGIPDVRVRAMLPGFRGGSDNPVQFVLGGSNYQGLQKWAEFLQHKGEEDGVITGGDLDYSEKTPELVVTVDKQRAADLGISVSEIADTLEVMLGGSTETTYLERGEEYDVYLRGDENSFNNAADLSKIYLRTDGGELITLDTVTKIEEIASANRLSHTNKQKSITLSANLTANYTLGQALDYLDQQAIDNLPSDISISYSGESKDFKENQSSVMIIFALALLVAYLVLAAQFESFINPLVVMFTVPMGVLGGFIGLYLMGQGLNIYSQIGMILLIGMVTKNGILIVEFANQLRDRGIEFEKAIIDAAARRLRPILMTAFTTIAGSLPLMLSTGAGYESRVAVGTVVLFGMSFATLVTLFVIPQMYRLISLKTHSPGHIEALLEKEMERDVTTRAGHG; translated from the coding sequence ATGTGGTTATCTGATGTGTCGGTAAAACGGCCGACAGTGGCTATCGTATTGAGCCTATTACTGTGCGTGTTTGGTTATGTCTCTTTTACTAAACTTGCGGTACGAGAAATGCCGGATATTTCAAATCCAGTCGTCACGGTATCGACAAGCTATGATGGCGCTTCGGCGAGTATCATGGAAAGCCAGATTACCACAGTCTTAGAAGATCAGCTTTCAGGGATTAGTGGAATCGATGACATACAGTCGGTGTCTCGTAATGGCAGTTCACGAATCACCATTACGTTCGACTTAGGCTATGACTTAACGACTGGGGTCAGTGATGTTCGCGATGCGATTGCTCGTGCGCAGCGTTCACTCCCGGATGATGCCAATGATCCTATCGTATCAAAAGATAATGGTTCCGGTGATGCTGCGGTTCATATCAACCTCACTTCGACCAAAATGGATCGAACTCAGCTAACAGATTACATTAACCGAGTTCTGATTGACCGTTTTAGTTTGATTTCTGGTGTGAGTTCAATCGATATCAGTGGTGGGTTAGATAAAGTCATGTACGTGAAACTTGATCCAACCGCTATGGCAGGGTTAGGCGTCACGACTCGTGATATTAGCGATGCATTGAATCGTGAGAATGTTGAAAACCCGAGTGGTGAAGTGCGTAATGACACTACGTCGATGACGGTTCGTACGACTCGAAATTACTTAACAGAAGAGGATTTTAAATACTTAGTCGTGGATAAAAGCCGCGATGGGCATCCAATTTACTTACAAGATGTGGCGACCATTTATCTCGGGGCGAAAAACGAAAGCTCGATGTACAAGAGCGACGGTGAAGTTGGGGTCAGCATGGGCATCATTACCCAAACGGATGCTAATCCTCTGGAGGTTGCTCAAAGAGTACGTAAAGAAGTCGATAATGTGCAAAAGTTTTTACCCGACGGCACATCTCTAAAAATTGAATATGACGCCACCATTTTTATCGAGCAATCAATCAGTGAAGTCTATAACACTTTATTTATCACAGGCGGCTTAGTGGTTTTGGTGTTGTACATATTTCTAGGTCAAATGCGCGCGACATTAATTCCTGCTGTCACAGTTCCGGTATCACTTATTTCCGCATTTATGGCGGCGTATTATTTTGGTTTTTCAGTCAATCTCATTACCTTGTTGGCGCTGATCCTTGCGATTGGCTTAGTGGTGGATGATGCCATTGTGGTGGTGGAAAATATTTTCCATCATCTTGAACGGGGCGAGCCGCCATTACTTGCCGCCTACAAAGGCACGAGAGAAGTGGGTTTTGCCGTAATGGCCACGACACTTGTGTTGGTGATGGTGTTCCTACCGATCTCCTTCATGGACGGTATGGTCGGGCTATTATTTACCGAATTTTCCGTGTTATTGGCGATGTCAGTGCTCTTCTCTTCTTTGATAGCCCTAACATTAACCCCTGTTTTAGGCAGCAAATTGCTTAAAGCTAATGTTCAGCCTAATCGTTTTAATCGATGTATTGACCAATTGTTTACCCGAATTGAAGGGGCTTATCGTAATGGATTGGTCCGTGCGATTCGTTGGCGTTGGTCTGCGCCTATCTGCATTGTTGCTTGTATTGTGGCGAGCGGGTGGTTGATGACTCAAATCCCTAACCAATTAGCGCCGCAGGAAGACAAAGGTGTGTTGTTTGCGTTTGTGAAAGGCGCGGATGCCACCAGTTTTAACCGCATGAGTGCCAATATGGATGAGGTCGAAAATCGATTGATTCCATTATTAGGTAAAGGGGTTTTGAAATCGTTCAGTGTCGATGCGCCAGCGTTTGGCGGACGTGCTGGAGATGAAACGGGCTTTGTGATTATGGTTCTCGAAGATTGGGACCACAGAACCGTTACCGCTCAACAAGCACTTGGCATGATCAATAAAACGTTATCAGGGATCCCCGATGTTCGAGTTCGCGCGATGTTGCCAGGTTTCCGCGGCGGCTCGGATAATCCCGTACAATTTGTGCTTGGTGGTTCAAATTATCAAGGATTACAGAAATGGGCGGAGTTTTTACAACATAAAGGTGAAGAGGATGGCGTCATTACTGGTGGCGATTTAGATTACTCTGAAAAAACGCCAGAGCTTGTCGTCACTGTGGATAAACAACGTGCCGCCGATTTAGGCATTAGTGTGAGTGAAATTGCCGATACGCTTGAAGTGATGCTAGGCGGCAGTACCGAGACCACTTATTTAGAGCGTGGTGAAGAGTACGATGTTTACTTACGAGGTGATGAAAATAGCTTCAATAATGCCGCTGATCTTAGCAAGATTTATCTGCGTACTGATGGCGGAGAACTCATCACGCTCGATACCGTAACCAAAATTGAAGAAATAGCATCTGCAAACCGTTTATCTCATACCAATAAGCAGAAATCGATAACCCTAAGTGCAAACCTAACGGCCAATTATACTTTAGGCCAAGCGTTAGATTATCTCGACCAGCAAGCAATTGATAACTTGCCGAGCGATATTAGCATTTCGTATAGCGGTGAATCGAAAGACTTCAAAGAAAATCAATCAAGCGTGATGATTATTTTCGCTCTCGCATTATTGGTGGCCTACCTTGTTCTGGCGGCACAGTTTGAAAGTTTTATTAACCCGTTAGTGGTGATGTTTACTGTGCCAATGGGGGTACTAGGTGGTTTTATTGGTCTGTATTTAATGGGGCAAGGTCTTAATATTTATAGCCAAATTGGGATGATTCTGTTGATTGGTATGGTGACGAAAAATGGCATCTTGATCGTTGAATTTGCCAATCAGTTGCGTGACCGTGGTATTGAATTT
- a CDS encoding efflux RND transporter periplasmic adaptor subunit — protein sequence MDKKRFSSLGLALSFFLVTPYIAHANDKVTGIPVGAQFVEEHDVQQTLTLVAKLSSQESVTIKPEVSGKIDKILVQSNQEVKEGQPLLVLDIKKARAALSEARAYYNDEKRKEREFASLVKKNAITQTELDAQRASVDIAKARMDVALAELSYLNIHAPFSGTVGFIDFSKGKTVAASEELFTLDNLERMRLDLQVPEKYLSEISLGMEVSTESRAWNGQTFLGKVTHINTRVNSATLSVPVRVDIPNPDHKLKPGMLMSATLTFPKIHKPLIPVQALEYSGTKRYVYVIDNGVVTRTEITLGTRIEDKIVVESGLEIGKQIVTKGLVNMRDGLNVHVIEKDQLTLPSQDNLGDK from the coding sequence ATGGATAAAAAACGATTCTCCTCACTTGGCTTAGCGTTGTCTTTCTTTCTCGTCACTCCTTATATCGCTCATGCCAATGACAAAGTAACAGGCATTCCTGTTGGCGCTCAATTTGTAGAAGAGCACGATGTTCAACAAACGTTGACGCTCGTTGCAAAATTATCCTCGCAAGAGTCGGTGACGATTAAGCCAGAGGTCTCTGGGAAAATTGATAAAATTCTGGTGCAGTCAAACCAAGAAGTGAAAGAAGGCCAGCCATTATTGGTGTTAGATATAAAAAAGGCCCGTGCAGCGTTGAGTGAAGCCAGAGCTTATTACAACGATGAGAAGCGCAAAGAAAGAGAATTTGCCAGTTTGGTGAAGAAGAATGCGATTACACAGACTGAGCTTGATGCGCAACGAGCCAGTGTCGATATTGCTAAAGCACGTATGGATGTTGCGTTAGCTGAACTGTCTTACCTTAATATCCATGCGCCATTTTCTGGTACGGTTGGTTTTATTGATTTCAGTAAAGGCAAAACTGTCGCAGCCAGTGAAGAATTATTTACGTTAGATAATTTGGAAAGAATGCGCTTAGATTTGCAGGTGCCGGAAAAATACTTATCTGAGATTTCATTAGGTATGGAAGTGAGCACCGAAAGCCGAGCTTGGAATGGACAAACCTTCTTAGGCAAAGTCACTCATATTAATACCCGAGTCAATAGCGCGACATTGAGCGTACCCGTGCGTGTCGATATTCCTAACCCTGATCATAAATTGAAGCCGGGGATGCTGATGTCGGCAACCTTGACCTTTCCTAAAATTCATAAGCCTCTCATTCCCGTTCAAGCCTTAGAGTATTCGGGCACCAAGCGCTATGTATACGTTATTGATAATGGTGTTGTTACCCGTACCGAAATTACTTTGGGCACTCGTATCGAAGATAAGATTGTAGTCGAATCCGGTCTGGAAATTGGCAAGCAAATCGTGACGAAAGGGCTCGTCAATATGCGGGATGGTTTAAACGTTCACGTTATTGAAAAAGATCAACTTACGTTGCCTTCACAAGATAACCTAGGAGACAAATAA